One Hemiscyllium ocellatum isolate sHemOce1 chromosome 36, sHemOce1.pat.X.cur, whole genome shotgun sequence genomic region harbors:
- the usp38 gene encoding ubiquitin carboxyl-terminal hydrolase 38 isoform X1: MMDKILEALVTSSHPLPVKKGIVKKVVDAAENSVDREQCKAMFDLTTRLILIGEDNFQKQVGHQVLDAYARYHRCEFEEFFNKGFILNLLQQGYGSLDKKDIAIIDYVHMGLKLIMSCPSVLEIFGCMHTEILRLVCERPEPLLCARLSELLSDFVHCIPKGKSAVLFCQQLVRTISQFQCSATQEEEIRGFISQVNKVSNLLQSIWKAEPGALLPSLQEVFVIISATDSLFEPSIALASLVQHIPLQMITVLIRSLITDQNVKDASMTCALCRMIDWLSWPLAHHVETWVIALLKGLASVQKFTILIDVTLLKIEQVFHRLWYPIVRPGALTVLSHMLLSFQHSPEAFHLIVPHIIKLVQFLKDEDSPTSKIFLMQLTELVHCMMYQYSGFPDLYEPIIEAIKDLPKPSEEKMKMTLNQSAWTSHSNSLASCLSRLSGKSETGKTGLINLGNTCYMNSVIQALFMATDFRRSVLSLNLNGARSLMRKLQLLFAFLAHTQRAAYAPQSFFEESRPPWFMPGSQQDCSEYLRFLLDRLHEEEKTYRILQCNSPQSSNTSTRDCKSLENPEEISPLSEADLPRVEDGKTLIEKMFGGKLQTTICCLNCKSTSQKQEAFTDLSLAFPPCLEDVIEAGLTQSLSSTNYESTIPRCCTGNVSDALHSEPPENHSLQVDEIGHGSDMAGEMLQKFPIQSIASIDCCSPPMPSDKLVTVHSNKSIEQNDKTKSVPHLINYFLAPEILNGDNKYYCEKCASLQNAQKIMQVVDEPEYLILTLLRFSYDSKSHIRRKILDDVALPLVLQLPVEKTSLQSPAISQPLLSDSAENLPKKLKSCGSVDSSDSQPVSYLLSSIVVHSGMSSESGHYYCYARNTSSGSVGQLCYKADLAGLPSQGCATDNDEFNTSVIWHDPNCKETSKEWFLFNDSRVTFTSFQSVQNITSRFPKDTAYVLFYKKQGANCAIYPSAVNGLWVNGEPPLQKELMDAITKDNKLYLQEQELNARTRALQASSTTCSFRPRGFDDSDPPGSCGPSGGGGGNGGFNTISRLVF, encoded by the exons ATGATGGATAAAATTCTGGAAGCCCTCGTCACCTCTTCACATCCCCTACCAGTGAAGAAGGGAATTGTgaagaaagtggtagatgcagccGAGAACTCAGTTGACCGGGAGCAATGCAAGGCAATGTTTGATCTGACAACACGATTAATTTTAATTGGGGAGGATAATTTCCAGAAACAAGTGGGTCATCAGGTACTTGATGCCTATGCCAGGTACCATCGTTGTGAATTTGAGGAATTCTTCAACAAGGGATTTATTCTAAATCTTCTGCAACAAGGTTATGGATCACTAGATAAGAAAGATATTGCCATCATTGACTATGTCCACATGGGACTAAAACTTATTATGAGCTGCCCTTCTGTGCTTGAAATCTTTGGCTGCATGCACACTGAGATCCTGCGACTAGTTTGTGAAAGACCAGAACCTTTGCTGTGTGCTAGGTtgagtgagttgttgtctgactTTGTACATTGCATCCCAAAAGGTAAATCAGCAGTACTGTTTTGCCAGCAGCTAGTAAGGACTATAAGTCAGTTCCAATGCAGTGCAACACAGGAAGAAGAGATCCGTGGATTTATTTCTCAGGTGAACAAAGTAAGCAATTTGTTGCAAAGCATTTGGAAAGCTGAGCCTGGTGCACTTCTGCCTTCTCTACAAGAGGTATTTGTGATTATCTCAGCTACAG ATTCTTTATTTGAACCATCTATTGCCCTAGCAAGCCTCGTTCAGCACATCCCATTACAGATGATTACAGTTCTCATTCGAAGCCTGATCACAGATCAAAATGTTAAGGATGCCAGCATGACTTGTGCACTCTGCAG AATGATTGACTGGCTGTCCTGGCCTTTAGCTCATCATGTCGAAACCTGGGTGATTGCACTACTCAAAGGATTGGCTTCAGTCCAGAAGTTCACTATCCTTATAGATGTCACTCTGCTTAAAATTGAACAG GTATTTCATCGTCTTTGGTATCCTATTGTGCGACCTGGTGCTTTAACAGTTCTTTCCCACATGCTGCTCAGTTTTCAGCATTCTCCAGAAGCCTTTCACTTA ATTGTTCCTCATATTATAAAACTAGTTCAGTTCTTGAAAGATGAAGATTCACCTACCAGTAAAATCTTCCTCATGCAGTTGACTGAGTTGGTACATTGTATGATGTATCAGTATTCTGGGTTCCCTGATCTCTACGAACCTATCATTGAAGCCATTAAG GATTTGCCAAAACCTTCCGAAGAAAAAATGAAGATGACTCTTAATCAAAGTGCCTGGACATCGCACTCAAATTCTTTGGCATCTTGTTTATCGAGGCTTTCAGGAAAATCTGAAACTGGGAAAACTGGGTTAATAAACCTGGGCAATACGTGCTATATGAACAGTGTCATTCAAGCATTATTTATGGCTACGGA TTTCAGAAGGTCTGTTTTATCACTGAATCTAAATGGGGCTCGTTCTTTGATGAGAAAGCTGCAACTTCTCTTTGCCTTTCTGGCTCACACACAG AGAGCAGCGTATGCTCCACAGAGCTTCTTTGAAGAATCAAGACCACCGTGGTTCATGCCTGGATCCCAGCAAGACTGTTCTGAATACCTCCGGTTCCTCCTGGATAG GTTACATGAAGAAGAAAAAACTTATAGAATTCTCCAGTGCAACTCCCCACAAAGCAGTAACACTTCGACTCGTGATTGCAAATCTCTAGAGAATCCGGAGGAAATATCACCTCTTTCTGAAGCAGATCTGCCTAGAGTTGAGGATGGGAAAACTCTAATAGAGAAGATGTTTGGAGGCAAACTCCAAACCACTATATGTTGTTTAAACTGTAAGAGCACTTCTCAGAAACAGGAGGCCTTCACTGATCTTTCTTTAGCCTTTCCACCTTGCCTTGAAGATGTTATAGAGGCTGGATTGACCCAGTCACTATCCTCCACAAATTATGAAAGCACAATACCTCGATGTTGTACTGGAAATGTTTCTGATGCACTTCACAGTGAGCCTCCTGAAAATCATAGTCTTCAAGTGGACGAAATTGGACACGGATCAGACATGGCTGGTGAAATGCTGCAAAAATTTCCAATACAGTCCATTGCTTCCATAGATTGCTGTAGCCCGCCCATGCCATCTGATAAACTGGTCACAGTTCACAGCAATAAATCCATTGAACAGAATGACAAAACTAAGTCTGTCCCTCACCTAATAAATTATTTCTTGGCCCCTGAAATTTTGAATGGAGACAACAAATATTACTGTGAAAAATGTGCCTCTTTGCAAAATGCACAGAAGATTATGCAGGTGGTTGATGAACCTGAATACCTCATTCTGACCCTCCTGAGATTTTCATATGATTCGAAGAGTCACATAAGACGCAAAATTCTAGATGATGTGGCACTTCCTCTTGTTTTACAGTTACCAGTTGAAAAAACATCTTTACAATCACCAGCAATCAGCCAACCCTTGCTTTCTGATTCAGCTGAAAACCTACCTAAGAAATTGAAGTCCTGTGGGTCAGTTGACTCAAGTGATTCACAGCCAGTATCTTATCTCCTCTCTTCTATTGTGGTGCATTCTGGAATGTCATCTGAGAGTGGACACTATTACTGCTATGCCAGAAACACCAGTTCAGGATCTGTGGGTCAGTTATGCTATAAGGCTGACCTTGCCGGTTTACCCTCTCAGGGTTGTGCAACAGATAATGATGAGTTCAACACTTCAGTTATTTGGCATGATCCAAACTGCAAAGAGACATCAAAGGAGTGGTTTCTATTCAACGACAGCAGAGTGACTTTTACGTCTTTTCAATCTGTTCAAAACATCACCAGCAGGTTTCCTAAGGATACGGCATATGTCTTGTTTTACAAGAAACAAGGTGCTAATTGTGCTATCTATCCAAGTGCCGTGAATGGACTGTGGGTAAATGGAGAGCCACCACTGCAGAAGGAACTCATGGATGCAATTACTAAGGATAACAAACTTTATCTACAG GAACAAGAGCTGAATGCTCGTACCAGAGCATTGCAAGCATCCTCCACGACATGTTCATTTCGTCCACGCGGTTTTGATGACAGTGACCCACCAGGGAGTTGCGGCCcaagtggtggaggaggaggaaatgGTGGCTTTAATACTATTAGCCGGCTTGTCTTCTGA
- the usp38 gene encoding ubiquitin carboxyl-terminal hydrolase 38 isoform X2, whose translation MQLTELVHCMMYQYSGFPDLYEPIIEAIKDLPKPSEEKMKMTLNQSAWTSHSNSLASCLSRLSGKSETGKTGLINLGNTCYMNSVIQALFMATDFRRSVLSLNLNGARSLMRKLQLLFAFLAHTQRAAYAPQSFFEESRPPWFMPGSQQDCSEYLRFLLDRLHEEEKTYRILQCNSPQSSNTSTRDCKSLENPEEISPLSEADLPRVEDGKTLIEKMFGGKLQTTICCLNCKSTSQKQEAFTDLSLAFPPCLEDVIEAGLTQSLSSTNYESTIPRCCTGNVSDALHSEPPENHSLQVDEIGHGSDMAGEMLQKFPIQSIASIDCCSPPMPSDKLVTVHSNKSIEQNDKTKSVPHLINYFLAPEILNGDNKYYCEKCASLQNAQKIMQVVDEPEYLILTLLRFSYDSKSHIRRKILDDVALPLVLQLPVEKTSLQSPAISQPLLSDSAENLPKKLKSCGSVDSSDSQPVSYLLSSIVVHSGMSSESGHYYCYARNTSSGSVGQLCYKADLAGLPSQGCATDNDEFNTSVIWHDPNCKETSKEWFLFNDSRVTFTSFQSVQNITSRFPKDTAYVLFYKKQGANCAIYPSAVNGLWVNGEPPLQKELMDAITKDNKLYLQEQELNARTRALQASSTTCSFRPRGFDDSDPPGSCGPSGGGGGNGGFNTISRLVF comes from the exons ATGCAGTTGACTGAGTTGGTACATTGTATGATGTATCAGTATTCTGGGTTCCCTGATCTCTACGAACCTATCATTGAAGCCATTAAG GATTTGCCAAAACCTTCCGAAGAAAAAATGAAGATGACTCTTAATCAAAGTGCCTGGACATCGCACTCAAATTCTTTGGCATCTTGTTTATCGAGGCTTTCAGGAAAATCTGAAACTGGGAAAACTGGGTTAATAAACCTGGGCAATACGTGCTATATGAACAGTGTCATTCAAGCATTATTTATGGCTACGGA TTTCAGAAGGTCTGTTTTATCACTGAATCTAAATGGGGCTCGTTCTTTGATGAGAAAGCTGCAACTTCTCTTTGCCTTTCTGGCTCACACACAG AGAGCAGCGTATGCTCCACAGAGCTTCTTTGAAGAATCAAGACCACCGTGGTTCATGCCTGGATCCCAGCAAGACTGTTCTGAATACCTCCGGTTCCTCCTGGATAG GTTACATGAAGAAGAAAAAACTTATAGAATTCTCCAGTGCAACTCCCCACAAAGCAGTAACACTTCGACTCGTGATTGCAAATCTCTAGAGAATCCGGAGGAAATATCACCTCTTTCTGAAGCAGATCTGCCTAGAGTTGAGGATGGGAAAACTCTAATAGAGAAGATGTTTGGAGGCAAACTCCAAACCACTATATGTTGTTTAAACTGTAAGAGCACTTCTCAGAAACAGGAGGCCTTCACTGATCTTTCTTTAGCCTTTCCACCTTGCCTTGAAGATGTTATAGAGGCTGGATTGACCCAGTCACTATCCTCCACAAATTATGAAAGCACAATACCTCGATGTTGTACTGGAAATGTTTCTGATGCACTTCACAGTGAGCCTCCTGAAAATCATAGTCTTCAAGTGGACGAAATTGGACACGGATCAGACATGGCTGGTGAAATGCTGCAAAAATTTCCAATACAGTCCATTGCTTCCATAGATTGCTGTAGCCCGCCCATGCCATCTGATAAACTGGTCACAGTTCACAGCAATAAATCCATTGAACAGAATGACAAAACTAAGTCTGTCCCTCACCTAATAAATTATTTCTTGGCCCCTGAAATTTTGAATGGAGACAACAAATATTACTGTGAAAAATGTGCCTCTTTGCAAAATGCACAGAAGATTATGCAGGTGGTTGATGAACCTGAATACCTCATTCTGACCCTCCTGAGATTTTCATATGATTCGAAGAGTCACATAAGACGCAAAATTCTAGATGATGTGGCACTTCCTCTTGTTTTACAGTTACCAGTTGAAAAAACATCTTTACAATCACCAGCAATCAGCCAACCCTTGCTTTCTGATTCAGCTGAAAACCTACCTAAGAAATTGAAGTCCTGTGGGTCAGTTGACTCAAGTGATTCACAGCCAGTATCTTATCTCCTCTCTTCTATTGTGGTGCATTCTGGAATGTCATCTGAGAGTGGACACTATTACTGCTATGCCAGAAACACCAGTTCAGGATCTGTGGGTCAGTTATGCTATAAGGCTGACCTTGCCGGTTTACCCTCTCAGGGTTGTGCAACAGATAATGATGAGTTCAACACTTCAGTTATTTGGCATGATCCAAACTGCAAAGAGACATCAAAGGAGTGGTTTCTATTCAACGACAGCAGAGTGACTTTTACGTCTTTTCAATCTGTTCAAAACATCACCAGCAGGTTTCCTAAGGATACGGCATATGTCTTGTTTTACAAGAAACAAGGTGCTAATTGTGCTATCTATCCAAGTGCCGTGAATGGACTGTGGGTAAATGGAGAGCCACCACTGCAGAAGGAACTCATGGATGCAATTACTAAGGATAACAAACTTTATCTACAG GAACAAGAGCTGAATGCTCGTACCAGAGCATTGCAAGCATCCTCCACGACATGTTCATTTCGTCCACGCGGTTTTGATGACAGTGACCCACCAGGGAGTTGCGGCCcaagtggtggaggaggaggaaatgGTGGCTTTAATACTATTAGCCGGCTTGTCTTCTGA